From Anopheles arabiensis isolate DONGOLA chromosome 3, AaraD3, whole genome shotgun sequence, a single genomic window includes:
- the LOC120902754 gene encoding peptidyl-prolyl cis-trans isomerase Fkbp12 → MGVQIVPIANGDQTTFPKPGQTAVVHYTGTLDDGTVFDSSRTRGKPFKFSVGKGEVIRGWDEGVAQMSVGQRAKLVCSPDYAYGSRGHPGVIPPNARLTFDVELLRVE, encoded by the exons ATGGGTGTACAGATTGTCCCAATTGCCAACGGTGACC AGACCACCTTCCCCAAGCCGGGTCAAACGGCGGTCGTCCACTACACCGGCACGCTCGACGACGGCACGGTGTTCGATTCGTCGCGCACCCGCGGCAAGCCGTTCAAGTTCTCGGTCGGCAAGGGTGAGGTGATCCGCGGCTGGGACGAAGGCGTCGCCCAGATGTCGGTCGGCCAGCGTGCCAAGCTGGTGTGCTCGCCGGACTACGCCTACGGTAGCCGTGGCCATCCGGGTGTCATCCCACCGAACGCTCGGTTGACCTTCGACGTGGAGCTGCTGCGAGTAGAATAA